In Toxoplasma gondii ME49 chromosome V, whole genome shotgun sequence, the DNA window TGCCGCGGATAGGACATAAGGAGCGAGAAAATGAGAagcaagacagaagcagaaaccaATGGAATGGTGTCTCCTTGAATtttcgtgtttctctgtgcCACTGTTGACTCAGACATTGTTGTAGTCTAGAAACAATGCGGTACACTTGTGTCTGCCCTGACGAGAGCGTGCCCAAAAGAATAAATACCTACCCCTCTTGTATCCCTTAGCTGCAGAGTTGCCTTGTTGGTCTCTCTGCGAACAGGAAAGAAGTTCAAGCTCAGAAGCGAGGGATGCGGCACCATCAGGAAAGTCGAAGAACTGTATTCACCACCATTTGAAGCTCCAACACGAAGGGAAAcgggcagaagagagacacgtATCTCGGTTGAGACGCGTGTTCAGGAGTTGTGTATCGGAGTGAAAACTTGACGCAGGGGCTCCGCGTTGTGCTTCTGTAGCTTTTGCGCGCTACTATTGAACCGAGTGAAGTGGCTAAGCCAAAGCAAGTCATTCGGGATGCTGTGTGCGTCCGGTTCCTCATGAAGCGTAAGATACCCTATAGGTCACTTGGTACCCATCGGCATGCTGTGTGCATTTTCCTTGGGCATATGTTCACTTTTTAAGCTAactgcttctctgcgcctgTTCGAGCCCATACCAATAGTCCAGCGGTTTCTTCACCGGTGCACGTGAAATGCTTCTAGACTTCGAGCGAATCCGTGCCTTGCGGGGGAGTATGAAGGTGCATAGTATTAGATCTCTTGAATATTTCAGGGTTTAGGCAAATCTTAATGTTCGCTTTAGTCGCGCTGCACCGAAAATATTTTCCTGTCTTCGAACAATCACGGCGTCGCCTCGCAAGCGTAAACGTATTGTCTGTCGTTTTGTCCACACGCATATCAACACACTCCCGCCTTGGTTTCTTCTCACGATCCCAGGACTCCAGGAAGCTGCATCCACCTCATGCCTCTTGAGCTCAGTTAGAATCACAAACGGCACTGAAACAGAAAGTCGCTCTCAGATACCGTCAGACTAAAACCGCTGCCGGCAGAATGGTTAACCCTTTGTAGAAGGGAAAACGGAAAGAtaagagacgggagagaatGACAGTACTGCAGATTTCCACGTGCACCGCACTCTCGACACTAACCTACGGGGAGCTTTGGTGCAATTAATCACACAATGTGTTATCACCCCCGCTCCTCCAAAGCATCAGCTGATGACCAGCATATCGCTTCGGAGCCGTAGAGAGACGCCCACTGCATCCTGGCATCAACCGAAGAGCTTCGCGGCTCAGCCACTGCCTTGGGActcttcatcgtcttcgGCATCGCTGGGTACGTCGTCGTCATCTTCTGTGAGCCAATCTGAAAACACGGTTTCCCTCTGTTCGTCTCGTCCCTTCTTGCCACCCAAAGCAGCCACCCCAGCGCTCGGTGCCTTCACCTGGACCCCCGCTTTCCTATTTTGCACAGTCCCAGCAGCAAAGGTCCCTGCATACAGCGGAGCTAGCGAGTTGGCAGAAAACGGTCGCACCATATTGTGTGGCAAAAAGGGAGGTGAAGGGTGGGACGGAAGGATAGGGGCGGCCGATAAAAGAAGCGGCGGTGGAGGGCGTGGGCCGCCCGGTGCGTCAGGCAACACAAACGAGGGCAGTGGCTTGGGCTCGGCCCCTTCAGGTAACGGTCCCGTATGTCCTGTTGATCCTTGTTTTGACGACACATGTATAAAAAGAGatgtcgctgcatgcgcactcAATGTACAACCAAACAAAAGTCTATCATGGCGCCTGTACGGAGGAAGAGTGGCCGAGCTGGAGTAAAGCAAAAACGACGGCGTCGAAGTGGCGAGGAAAATGTAGGAACCGTTTTCGTGAACAGCCATCGAGGCCACCCGACTGCTAGTTGCTCCTCCACCTCCTCCACGGGAACTGCGCCCGCGTAAAGAAAAACAATTATCTTCTTCCAGTGTAATGAAACAATTGAACTGAATTTCACGAAACGACTGCGGATCATCCCTCTGCTTCGGTTCTGTCACCGAAGAGCCACCAGATTGCAGTCTCAGCTTATCTATCCGTTGGGCTCTTGACAAATCCCCTGCCGACGGTCCCAGACAACGGCCGTGCTTCGTCACAGACACACTGGGAGCCACTGGCGGCGTAATTGATTGTCGGAGAGTAGAATGGGGGGTAGATGAAGATCTTgtagggagagaggaacttCCTTGAGAACCATCTGTTCTTGACATGATTGTACTCAGAGCTGGAAGCTCActcgacggagaggaaatgAGGAAGGACGCGTTCGAGTCGACAGAAGATGGAGGAAACTTCCAAACAGGCAGAATTGGCAGGCGATTGAGAAACGCATTCGCAGTCTCCTCACAGCTTTGCTCCTTCGTCGACTTTTGAGTATTCCATAGATTACCGTGTGGCGAGGCACTAATTCCGACGGCTGGATCGATCTTCCTTGTCCTCTTCTGCGCTTCAGCCGTTCGCCTCTCCTGATTTTGCCCCTTCCGTCCACTGCAGTTCCGACTCGAATTCCCACCGCACACACCGCCGTTTTCAggaactgtctccttttgtgtCGCATTCGCTGTTTTGCGCCAGCACAAGTTCTCCTCATTTCCTGGATGTGCCACAATAACGCGAACACGCCGGGGTCTCGCGAtcgtcctcttcgccgaAGCCGATCCGCAACATGCTTCACACTTCTCTTTAAGAAGCGCATGCTCCAGGAGCCCATCGTTTTTTGCATCTATCGAGGGGCACAGAATAATACGTGTGTCTCCATGTTCGTCTTCcacctcctctctttccgcGTCGCCTTTCAACAATTTTCCAACTGTCTTATAAATTGTTTCCGAGGACAAATCTTCGCCTTTCAACCTCTGACACCCAAATGTGATGCAGTCTATGCTACTTTCACACGAATGTACCTTTTCAGTTTTCTCCTGATCCGATCTCGGGTGCAGTATATGAAGGTTGTCTCGTGTTTTCACCCTTCCCAGAGAAGCGCTCCTCTCCAAACTTCTGGACGGAACCAGCATGAGAGAAACTGTGAGGACAGAGGCACGGCCGAAAGCGTCGACGCAGAAAAGCTGCTGCCTTCTGGTTTCTGCCTTCATGAaacttgtctctgtctccgatgTGGGACACGACTGCGGTAAAAgagcttttctctctgtcttcttgtgGGCTGCAGCAGGTGGTTCCTCCACCGAGCCCCGATGAGACTGGTCCGACACGGAGCCTTGTGTCGCAGAAAGGTTTTGAAAGTCGCGGCGCGGCGACGGCATGCCAGAGACCATATCAGCCGAACGGAGAACGTCAGAAGGGTGAACATGTGCGTCAGAAGAAGGCACGGAAGATACGCGCTCCCGTTTTCTGGCAGCAAGGCTAACTGGCTCACCACAGTTCCTGGAGACCCACCGGCGATCCTGGATGGATGCAAGAAGCGGCACAGACAAGCTCGAGgttcctgtctgtctcacACAAATGTCCTGAGCTCGTGCGAGATTATAAAAGGCGGTGTCTGAGATGGGGagcaagcgcatgcagttcctctGAATTGCTGACATTCCCGGCAAGCCGGAGGACCGGAAGACGTTGAAAAGCACAGATGGATAAAAAGAAGCAGGTCGGAAGAGTTcacacaaacacagagacgacaCCGTCCTTTTTGCTAGAGCTCGAATTTCTCTcatcttctgtcttcctgcCTGTCGGTCTCTTCTGAATCCTTCAGACGCATTTTTGCTTATTTCCTGTACCTTTTGTCGTCCCACTCTTCGCGCCACTCGGACAAAGCCATGCTCAAGCTCCTCCTGTAGCCAGCGACGCATCTTCGCCTTAACAAGAGACTCAACCCCCCCGCAGACTCCACACTGGAAGTCAGTCCCCACCACGGAAAGCTTGTTCGTCTTGATGTCACAAGATCCCTTCTGTTGTTTAGGCGtggcctctctcttctcacaAGGACTCTGGCTCTTCCGTTCACCGGCCTGTGACGGGCGAGAGAAACCACTATTTCTTTCTGCCACCCTCGAACAAGGAGAACATGCGAGAGAGGCTGCGCGAATGGTCTTCACTGCTGTCGAAAGAGGTTCGGCAGACGCCtgctgcagaaagaaaggcgagtCTCCGAAGACAAACAAAGCGGACGCAGCATAGCGCAGCACTTGAGTAACGTTTCGGTAGTGATGTAGAAGAAGGTTCTGCAGGAAATACATTTGTCCTttctgcagaggagacacgagatTCTCACTACGCAGCTCTCGTCTCAACCCAGACGCAGTcaggacgagagacagaggtggCGGCGTAGCCGTCGCCCTCTCCGCCGGtagcgtttctcctttctgtgtgtgtctctcttggtcCCTGTCAGCGACGGCGCTCGCAAGGAACAGTTGCGTGTAGAGGCGCATAATGCTCGAGGCAAGAGCGGGGGAAACACAATTCGCAGTTTCTCTGGAGTTTGGACTCGCTTGAGATGAGTCCTGGAAGCCAGTCGTGTCTGATGACCGGAGAAGGCAAGCTTCAGGCTCGGCACCCGACGCGGTGCGCGCCTTCCGCTGTCCATTGGGATGACTAGTCTCCTGTTTCCGTTTCTTGCTCACCCTTGGTGCATCAGACAAAGCGGATGTCTGTGTCGTGTCAGTCTGAGTTTCGCCACAAGACGCGGGGGCTTCGTCGCCGCTGGCGACAGCGGGtgcttctttgccttctAGAAGACAGTGAAGGCGTGAAAGAGAACGTGCGACATCCTCCGCCATCTCGTGCGTCAGCGGGCGAGAAGCATGGGGCAATCGCGAGTGAAGCAGCTTCAGAAGCTGCCGTTGTTGGTGCCTCGCTAACTGGGACATGACCAGGTGTTGATCAAACCGgtgggagagaagcagtccAGAGAAAGCGGCCCCGACCGCCATAGACAGATGAGCGTATGCAACAGATCGTGCTAGTTCTGTGTGAGAAATGGAGGGCATACGTGAACACCCCGACCCTAATGAAGCCATCGCTGGGCGAATCCCCGTGCCACATGGTTGACTCAGGGAGGGGAGCGAAATGCGCAAAGAGGGAAAGGAAGTGAAAATTGAAGACGGGGCgctcgagagacgcagcagatCAGCCGCCAacgcaagaagagaaacactgGACGCTTGGCGCGTGGAGGAGCCTCCGCATGCCCCGAGAATAACAGAGTCAAGTGCGCGAAACTGGGAACTCGACCAGACTGCTTGGTGGGTACAGGCGAACTGGTATTGACCGCCAGAAGCGCAAATGTTAAGCGCCGATGAACCTTCGGCACCCAGAGATgcgcgctcttctctttcttcctctgaacctctctctgtgcagctgGGAGGCAACGGGTCGAAGACGTCCAGATGGTGGGGGGAGGAAAAACCCGGTGCGACAGCTGTTTCATGGGTGTTTGAAGTGTGCGTTTGGATGCACCTGGATGATTCATCTCTGCGCTGACTCAAAATGTGTTTCGTTGCAAAGCGCAAAAAGAGCCGTTGTTCTTGTGAAAACCACGGTGCCTTCCAccccttttctccctcacGCTGCCCTGTAACAACCTCGGCTAACCTCGTCTTTCTGGGACCTGCCTCTGCCACTCGGCACTCTTCCTCAACACCGCCGTCATATTTTCTTGGCGACTGGCTCGTGTGAGAATGAGGGACAGAGGATGCACCATCTTTCTCCTTCATGCCGTTCGTCCGAGCATGAGACGAATGCTTTCCCCCGTCGGTGTTTTTCGTCGTTTCCGTTGCTTCCTCCTGCAATTCGTTTGCTTCAGCTGCGCTATCGGCGCTACTTCGCCTAGCACCCCCTCTCCCGTCCGCTCTCGCAAAAGCAGACTGGCCGTTTGGTGTGTCGCTATCGCAGCGTGTCATTCTCCGATTCATCTCTTCGCCAGTCTCAGCCGAGCATGTTGTCGCGGCAGGAACCACGAACGCAGCTGAATTTCGACGTTCATAAGCAGAGTCGCGCTCCGATACTTGTTCGCTTCTTGTCCTTTTAGTTGGCCGAGGTCGGCGACAGTTGCGGGGCTTGAGGACAACTGAAGCATCGCAGCCTGTAAAAATCGACACAGGTTCTGTGTCTGTTCGAAACAGTTGTTCGGATCTACTCATCATGGAAGATTCCACGCCGTTCAAGCAGTCTCCATGTGCCTGCTCTTTGCTTTCGCCTGGTTCGCTCACCTCAGCTACCTGGTCAACACCAGAACACGCGGTTGTGGATCCTCTGCAATGGAGGAGATCGCCGTTTAGTTCTGCCTTTACATGCCCACGAGGCACTTCCCCGTTCCCTTCACCGCCCGCTTCTCGGATATCCACTCCTTTCCGCTGCTCCCTGGCTTCCTGGCTGGTGGCGCACTCCGCATTCTGAGACAActgagaggaagaactcgATAGTTCGCCCTCAGCATGGATCATGCACGAAGCGAGTGGAGGAAATGGAGAGTCTCCCCCGTGTTCGCCTTGGAGACAGGCAGCTCGACCCAGGCAGCAGCTACAAATGCAAGGAAGAACGACGCCGTCGTGAGGCACTGACGCCGACGTGAGCCAAGGGACAGTCGTGATGAAGGAAAACGGACGCGCCTGTTCGCAAGAGGATTTCGTCTGGGCGCTCGCCACGGAAGAAGTCGCAGAATCAGCAACACCCGGGGATGAAAACAGGGTAGATGAAGCGTTGTCAGCGGTCACGTGCTTCCCCCGATCTGGGATTCCTCTTGTCAGATCTGAATGGGCAGTTGAAGCAGAACACACGGAGGAAGCCCACGAGGCTGGCGCGGGGCGCTTTGCAACGAAGAAAGGGTGAGGTGAGGCTCGGAGGTCATAAAAAAGGAGCTGGCCTTCCGTGGTGGAAGCTGCGAGCAGCAGAGGATGCAGGTTAGGCAACCAAGCTGTTCCCGAGATGCAAACAGAGGGCGTGGCGGGCAACGAGGCAGAGCATGCATATGCACGTCCCCTTCCCGAAGAGCCACCCGGTGCGTGCATCCACAGTTTCCGCCTTGTTCCACCGACACTCCACAAGGGCGCCAAGTCTGGAGAGTCGCCACACCCCCCAGGCACATGCGACGTGTAATACGTGGTCagaggaacaggagacacagaacgtACGCTGTTTGTGAGAAAGACAGTGGAGTCCCCCGCAGGAGGCCGTGCgtagaaaacgaaggaagaagtgaCCAGGTCGTAGACCGAGAGAAGTCGGCTGTTGCCTGTGGTCGCTggaacaacagagagaagaggcgtgATGATGGGGTTGCTCTCCGAACGATGAATGGGTAGgttcagagagaagaaggaggacggGGGACAGTCTGCGTCACCGGCTTGACTCTCCCCCGACTCTCCGCtggtctcgccttcctcagcACGCCCAGATGACCAGTGGGAAACAACGCCGTTGCCGCCTTTATCCAGTGCAAGCAGAAGCCGGTCGGACGAAAAGAACTGCCGCACAGCCGTGCACGAACACACTCCTAGAGTCATAGCAGCGGCAGGTCCCGGGACTGACGCCTCGACAGAGGGCACACACTCTGAAGAGCGAAGTGGACACGGTAACCGAAAATCGTTTTGGAAGCGCTCGAAGGCCAACAGCGGCGGAGTGCCACAGCAACAGTTCGAGCAGGCAGCATAGCCTGTGTCAGTTCCCTCTTTGCAGCCAGCTGCAGGAACCCAGGCGCAGCACGACGGCCTCGCGTTTTTGCTTGCCGGAGAAAAATCTCCACAGAGGCGTCTGTCACCGGAAGCTGCCTTTAAATTTTGACCCAAAAGCTCGGAATGGTAAGAAGCCGCCAGACTAGGTGTATGCACGCCGAGCATCTGAAGGTGCTGGATTGTGTACGGCAGGGTAATTCGACGCCTCGCGGGACAGGCGATCCGAGAACTAGGGAATGAAAGAGATGCCTCTTCGTTCGGTTTCCCGGAGTGGGCGCTGCAGCAGGAGCTTCGGAACTCTTCCTCATCGTGTTCTGAGGCATTTTTCAACAAGGAATGACTTCGCTCAGACGCAGGTGTCGGCCACAGCGCAGGTAGTGCCACGCAGTGACCTTCCGTGGTCCCCAACGTCACTTCGCTCTCATCATATCCGCCCCACCCACCGCTAAAAATGCATGCCGTGATATAGCCAAGACTGGACGTTTTCCGAACGTTCATTTGTGGCTGTGTCGCTGCCGAGACAGGTGTGGCACGTTCCGTCTCAGGATCGAATCGTCCCACACACGTCCCGTCGTCTCCCGACGCTTCAGCAcattcttctgttttctttgagtgaagagggaaagacacgtttccttccttcccgcTTGGACTATTTCTGCCTTCATGACTGTATTGTAGGACCGAGCTCGAACGGAATGTCGACTGCTGTTTGCACTCTTCATGGCGTAAAAGTCCggagggcgagagacgcTGCGCTGTGGGCAGAGGATTATCGTCCGTTGGGGCTGCCGCCGACTCGTCTGTTGGATGTgggacttcttcctcttttaCCTCATCGGCGAAGAACGGAAGCACATGCTGTACGCCATCTCCCAAAGAATAGAAAGACAGAACACCGGCGCCGGTGCTGCTGATCCACCGCATGATCGGAGGCGTCTCCTTTCAGACGGGAAAACGAGGGCATTTAGTCGATTTCGACGGTAGACTCGGTTTCCTTTCAAGAAGGAAAAATACCTTTAGGAACAAGTGAACTGGACGATGCTGTCAAGAACCGACGACACGGCGCGTGGACGAAAAATGGGCGGTCACTAACAGCCAAAGCTGTCTGCATCTCTGGGGCAACATGCGACATCGAAACAGTCAGTGAAGTGGTCTTGGCGGCAAGATGCGTGCTAGCAAGGTATCGTAGACGCAGTGTATCAGAAGAGGCGTGAAAACTGCCGAATGCTCTCACTGGGGCAGAGTTTACACGGAGTTGTCGACTTTCGGCAGCGTGGACAAACATGCCGGAACAGGAAGTGACCCAAACCCGACAAAATTAAGGCAAACCTTTCTCCAGAAACAAATTCGCTGGCCAGCTTGTCTCCGTCGCAAAGGGTTTTTAGACATTTAGAGAGCAACTTCTAAAGCCAGAAAATGCGTACGGCAACCTTCTAGGTGGCAGAGCACTCTAGAAAAGCTGGCCCGTGATCGTGTGAACGCGCGTTGGTCCTTCCCAAACGAGCCGGAAAGCAGATCCTTCGAGCATCCCCCGGCACAATATGGTGACCTGTCTCTCCAAAAAGCTGCCCCTCTGACGGAGTTGGGGTAGATTTGAAGAGCAGGCACATTTGTCCGACGACTgcctgtttctttctctcggtttTCCGGAGCATACTGAAGAATCGATTAATATTCTGGTGCTTGAGATGCCAGCCTAGCAGTCTCTACAGCTGCCACAGCGATTTGCGAGAGGTAGGGCCACGAGGTTTTCTTTTGTTTGCGAGAAGCACGCGCGTTCTCTTGAGCTCCGCATGTAGTTTAAAGGGAGGCggaagacagacgagagacaccgagacggcaagacagagaacggcCGGAGAAAGGGTCACTCTGGTTTTACGTCCTCTGATCTTTggcggaagaaaccagctgcGCGGGTCGCCTGCTCCCGCGACGCCTGTCCCAGTTCGAGCTCGAGGACCAGCTTGAGAGAGCGGCGACTCTGCGGTGGCGCGCAAGTAGGCGGGGAGCTACGCAAACATGCAGAAAAGCCGCTTGTCGCCGCAGATATCTAGGCATATTTGGTGAATCGGCATGTTTTGAGGGGGGATTTTCGAATTCATTTGATGACGAACTTCCTCACAAGCCAGTAAAGAGCGGAGCGGGAGAACTCCGTGCCTGAGCACGAGCCAGACGACACGCGCGTGCCTGCGGCGAATCCTGACCTGCAACTTCTAAGTTGGTCTGAGTTTTCAAGGTTCTTCTACGGAAAGAGGCTGGATCGGATGTACAGATCGGAACAAAAcgatttccttcttttttgttttctgccTGACGTCCTGAATGAAGAAGGGCagttttctgccttctcatTCCCGTCTCTCCTGCGCGCGGAACGAAGTGACAGCCGCTCCGTGCAGCGAACACGCGAAAAACAGCCGTGGGTGCCCCTTAAATTCCGTGCATCTACATGCTCAGGATTTGTTCCGGTGACTCTTTTGGTTCCGCAgttgtctctcctgtttgcGGGTGCGTCCAAGAGAGGTTTCCTGTCGTTGTTCTCTCGGAATTAGATGCCGCTGCAGTGTCGAATATACACCAGGAGACGCTGCGGAGTTTCACTGCGTCATCGTCAGCCCATCCCTCTCTACGATCTTCTTTTTTCAAACCACATAGCAACGCATCGGGGAAGGGTATACACAAagctttcttcctcagtgCCCGTTGAGACGGGCGTTGTTCAGTCGACATCGGAAAGGCTGCCGTCGATTGCAGGTCCCCGAaagtctctcgcctcccaTCAGCCGTTCCTTGAGGACAAGAAAGTTGACCTTCAGGTTTCAAACAGAAAAATTCATCAAACATGGACTGCTGCGGACTGTGTGCCGATGATGATCGGGACGTGTGGATGACCGACCGCATTTCACCCAAGATTGGCCTCTCCGGTAAGTACCTTGCACACGTGCTGGTTGTCTGGTAGAGTGTTCAGTGACTCTGTTCCACACAGCCACTTGGAGCCATTCGGGAGGCAATGTTCCGCCGCAAATAGACCAAGGAAAGAGTGAGTTTTTTACGATTTGCAAACATGTCTCCAATGGGAGTGTCGACCGGTGGGGATAAACTGTGTGTAGCGATTTAGTGGGAGTTGTAAGTACACACAAGTCTTCTTATGGGACTGGCAAGCCGGTGGCTCTCGACCGAGCAAcccttttcctttcttgcgGTGGAGAACATTGGTGCCGGTACGAACCACTCATTCACACGTAGCAGGGATCTGCTGGGAATGTGCTCCACACGGTTACCtattctctctctggcctTGTCTGGCGTCGAACTGTCATTTTCTGGTGCAGACAGCGACCTTCTCGATTTCCATAGCGATGATGAAATGCCCGTTGCGCCAGGTGAGTGTATTTTCGTCCACGTAGTAAACTGTGGCACAACAGAAGACGCTAGGTGTCTGTCGTGCGGGTGCGCTTCAAATGGATATCCAGTTTGCACGGCGAAGCAAACCGAACGCTGCTTGCTGATGACTGGTAGACACATCGATCTGTCATGCGTCTGAAGTCAACCTTTCTCTTGAGCGTCGTGAATGCCGCAGTGACCTCGTCGTTAACAGTTCCTCAGTGCCATGCTGACACAGCTCAACAGAACAACACCTGGCGTCAGGGGTCGTACATTTCCTTGCCCTTATCAACTTGAAACTGAAAGATGCCTTGGGCAGGAGAGATGGTGCGcaatatgtatatttatacatagACGTGTCAGTTTGAGGTCGCGATTTTCACGATTTGTGATTGTCACTGCGGATGAAGAAAACGTAGGCAGTCCCTACTTGTAGTAATACGATGTGGTCGCGCTACTATCGTTTTCTTGTTAATGTTGGGTTTGTGTTACTCTGTTTCCTGCGCTACTTTTGCGTCAGCGGCTCAGTGTCACCGGTCACAGCCCAGCCGCCAGACCTCACGGGTGGCTGCGTCGTTGCCCCAGAAATCGGAACGGTCTCCGGAGACACGCTCCCAGACTTCGCTTAACAGGTTGCGTTCCGGAGGTCAGTTTCCACCCACACGCACATCTTTTGACGAACGTCAGGGCACCACTCCACTTGAACTACAGTCGACCTCGGCAAAGCCGCCATACAGGGCCCCGTCACTTGCCCGAGCAGCCTCCAAAAGGCGAGAGCCCTCTCCCCCAGCCAGAGTTGCTACCCGGTCAAAGGCGTTTGACGGGGATGGCAGCGTTCCACCGCCAATGTCTCCAGCTAAGAGTCTTTCCGCAAATGACAGAGTGCCCACGAAACTGTCTGAATTGACACCAGAAGAAAAGGTAATGACGTTGACGGGGCGGGCACTCGGCGTGGTTTGCAGTGCTTGTGTACGACGATATCAAACTGCACTGATTTGTAACCCGCGTTGCACGCCTTATTGAGGGCAGCGTTGTCTCTGGACCCTACGTGTGTAACGAGCGGTGTTCAGGGGTGCTCAAAATGCACACGTTTCTCAACATGAGCGCGAATCAATGTTCGCATCGTATGCCCTTTGAAATGTTGACACGTTGCCGAGATTCGAATGTACGATGCTGCGTGGGGGTACGATATACTGTTACACCTGTCAGCGGTTCTGTGGGGAATGCCGCTTTTTTTAGACTTCAATTGAGGGCCCTGTCTCGCGTGTTGCCAtccaggaggaagagaagaagagattgCAAGCAC includes these proteins:
- a CDS encoding hypothetical protein (encoded by transcript TGME49_283520) codes for the protein MLGVHTPSLAASYHSELLGQNLKAASGDRRLCGDFSPASKNARPSCCAWVPAAGCKEGTDTGYAACSNCCCGTPPLLAFERFQNDFRLPCPLRSSECVPSVEASVPGPAAAMTLGVCSCTAVRQFFSSDRLLLALDKGGNGVVSHWSSGRAEEGETSGESGESQAGDADCPPSSFFSLNLPIHRSESNPIITPLLSVVPATTGNSRLLSVYDLVTSSFVFYARPPAGDSTVFLTNSVRSVSPVPLTTYYTSHVPGGCGDSPDLAPLWSVGGTRRKLWMHAPGGSSGRGRAYACSASLPATPSVCISGTAWLPNLHPLLLAASTTEGQLLFYDLRASPHPFFVAKRPAPASWASSVCSASTAHSDLTRGIPDRGKHVTADNASSTLFSSPGVADSATSSVASAQTKSSCEQARPFSFITTVPWLTSASVPHDGVVLPCICSCCLGRAACLQGEHGGDSPFPPLASCMIHAEGELSSSSSQLSQNAECATSQEAREQRKGVDIREAGGEGNGEVPRGHVKAELNGDLLHCRGSTTACSGVDQVAEVSEPGESKEQAHGDCLNGVESSMMSRSEQLFRTDTEPVSIFTGCDASVVLKPRNCRRPRPTKRTRSEQVSERDSAYERRNSAAFVVPAATTCSAETGEEMNRRMTRCDSDTPNGQSAFARADGRGGARRSSADSAAEANELQEEATETTKNTDGGKHSSHARTNGMKEKDGASSVPHSHTSQSPRKYDGGVEEECRVAEAGPRKTRLAEVVTGQREGEKGWKAPWFSQEQRLFLRFATKHILSQRRDESSRCIQTHTSNTHETAVAPGFSSPHHLDVFDPLPPSCTERGSEEEREERASLGAEGSSALNICASGGQYQFACTHQAVWSSSQFRALDSVILGACGGSSTRQASSVSLLALAADLLRLSSAPSSIFTSFPSLRISLPSLSQPCGTGIRPAMASLGSGCSRMPSISHTELARSVAYAHLSMAVGAAFSGLLLSHRFDQHLVMSQLARHQQRQLLKLLHSRLPHASRPLTHEMAEDVARSLSRLHCLLEGKEAPAVASGDEAPASCGETQTDTTQTSALSDAPRVSKKRKQETSHPNGQRKARTASGAEPEACLLRSSDTTGFQDSSQASPNSRETANCVSPALASSIMRLYTQLFLASAVADRDQERHTQKGETLPAERATATPPPLSLVLTASGLRRELRSENLVSPLQKGQMYFLQNLLLHHYRNVTQVLRYAASALFVFGDSPFFLQQASAEPLSTAVKTIRAASLACSPCSRVAERNSGFSRPSQAGERKSQSPCEKREATPKQQKGSCDIKTNKLSVVGTDFQCGVCGGVESLVKAKMRRWLQEELEHGFVRVARRVGRQKVQEISKNASEGFRRDRQAGRQKMREIRALAKRTVSSLCLCELFRPASFYPSVLFNVFRSSGLPGMSAIQRNCMRLLPISDTAFYNLARAQDICVRQTGTSSLSVPLLASIQDRRWVSRNCGEPVSLAARKRERVSSVPSSDAHVHPSDVLRSADMVSGMPSPRRDFQNLSATQGSVSDQSHRGSVEEPPAAAHKKTERKALLPQSCPTSETETSFMKAETRRQQLFCVDAFGRASVLTVSLMLVPSRSLERSASLGRVKTRDNLHILHPRSDQEKTEKVHSCESSIDCITFGCQRLKGEDLSSETIYKTVGKLLKGDAEREEVEDEHGDTRIILCPSIDAKNDGLLEHALLKEKCEACCGSASAKRTIARPRRVRVIVAHPGNEENLCWRKTANATQKETVPENGGVCGGNSSRNCSGRKGQNQERRTAEAQKRTRKIDPAVGISASPHGNLWNTQKSTKEQSCEETANAFLNRLPILPVWKFPPSSVDSNASFLISSPSSELPALSTIMSRTDGSQGSSSLPTRSSSTPHSTLRQSITPPVAPSVSVTKHGRCLGPSAGDLSRAQRIDKLRLQSGGSSVTEPKQRDDPQSFREIQFNCFITLEEDNCFSLRGRSSRGGGGGATSSRVASMAVHENGSYIFLATSTPSFLLYSSSATLPPYRRHDRLLFGCTLSAHAATSLFIHVSSKQGSTGHTGPLPEGAEPKPLPSFVLPDAPGGPRPPPPLLLSAAPILPSHPSPPFLPHNMVRPFSANSLAPLYAGTFAAGTVQNRKAGVQVKAPSAGVAALGGKKGRDEQRETVFSDWLTEDDDDVPSDAEDDEESQGSG
- a CDS encoding hypothetical protein (encoded by transcript TGME49_283510); this encodes MDCCGLCADDDRDVWMTDRISPKIGLSDSDLLDFHSDDEMPVAPAAQCHRSQPSRQTSRVAASLPQKSERSPETRSQTSLNRLRSGGQFPPTRTSFDERQGTTPLELQSTSAKPPYRAPSLARAASKRREPSPPARVATRSKAFDGDGSVPPPMSPAKSLSANDRVPTKLSELTPEEKEEEKKRLQALVKEFAKEAVAGFSIERIDNDTGVRAKTTFSMDRFLTTIDLRNDDDDSPLPHMSLPMEDLTGIFKGDDAVSHSSITGDCDLNRVLVLTSSDNPDVVLEAASRQHRDKVYTCLKILRLSFDIARKDKRQ